In Apium graveolens cultivar Ventura chromosome 10, ASM990537v1, whole genome shotgun sequence, the following are encoded in one genomic region:
- the LOC141691709 gene encoding uncharacterized protein LOC141691709 translates to MQVLIWVLKFLIILTSIHLSLQESPARSDIDRAALLGLKAVIFKDTTGILASWVGKDFCDGGWEGIQCNPKTGRVTQLQLQRPERDASIFMKGSLSPSLGDLKFLEVMIVSGMKRIGGSIPESFSNLTSLTQLVLEDNVLDGNIPLSLVQLPFLMAISLSGNRLTGPIPPTIGNLRNIVQLTLARNFLEGPIPATFKNLLRLQYLDLSHNSLSGFIPLYLGQLKNLTFLDFSDNQLSGQIPNSLGGLESLSDLSLSHNQFSGKIPDEIGHLKSLTSLSLSLNQLSGQIPETLSQLKNLWYLNLSRNALSDPLPSAFDKGIPSLLSIDLSYNKLNLGTVPIWIRSRELSDVNLAGCNLNGTLPVFTQPNSLTSIDLSENHFTDGITNFFTRMSCLHKVKLSNNQLKSDLSIFTLPTGITSLDLHSNQLYGSLSSILNRTSNSMQTIDLTNNAISGSIPEFSEGSSLTMLNIGSNKITGQIPNSVSNLVTLERLDISRNQVTGTIPASLGLLLKLQWLDLSINTLVGKIPVSLLDIENLSHANFRANKLCGMIPQGRPFNKFPSTAFGHNLCLCGKPLPPCKGMDNER, encoded by the coding sequence ATGCAGGTTCTAATATGGGTTTTGAAGTTCTTGATTATTCTTACATCCATTCATCTTTCTTTGCAAGAATCACCAGCACGCTCAGACATTGACAGAGCTGCACTTCTCGGTTTAAAAGCCGTAATCTTTAAGGACACAACTGGGATTTTAGCGTCATGGGTAGGTAAGGATTTCTGTGATGGAGGCTGGGAAGGGATTCAATGCAACCCGAAAACAGGAAGAGTGACACAGTTGCAATTGCAGAGGCCAGAGAGGGATGCATCAATTTTCATGAAGGGCAGTCTTTCTCCTTCTCTGGGTGATTTGAAGTTCTTGGAAGTGATGATAGTCAGTGGGATGAAAAGAATTGGAGGAAGCATTCCTGAAAGCTTCTCAAATCTTACAAGCCTCACACAGCTAGTCTTAGAAGACAATGTACTTGACGGCAACATTCCTTTAAGTTTAGTTCAGTTACCCTTTCTCATGGCAATATCATTAAGTGGCAACCGTTTAACTGGTCCTATTCCTCCAACCATTGGGAATTTAAGAAACATTGTCCAGCTTACGTTGGCGAGAAACTTCCTTGAAGGTCCTATCCCAGCCACATTTAAGAATCTTCTTAGGTTACAGTATCTTGATCTTAGTCACAATTCCTTATCTGGGTTCATCCCACTTTACCTAGGCCAGCTCAAAAATCTGACATTTCTTGATTTTTCAGACAATCAATTATCAGGTCAAATTCCCAACTCTTTAGGCGGTCTAGAAAGTCTTTCAGACTTGTCTCTAAGCCATAATCAATTCAGTGGGAAGATCCCGGATGAAATTGGGCATCTAAAGTCTCTTACCAGTTTGTCACTGAGCTTGAACCAGCTTAGTGGTCAAATTCCAGAAACTTTATCACAGCTAAAGAACCTATGGTACCTCAACTTATCAAGAAATGCACTTTCAGATCCTTTGCCTAGTGCCTTTGACAAAGGCATTCCTTCTTTGTTGTCAATAGATTTGTCTTACAACAAGCTCAACTTAGGGACAGTTCCCATATGGATTAGGAGCAGGGAACTCTCTGATGTCAATTTAGCCGGATGCAACCTTAATGGAACACTCCCAGTCTTCACACAACCAAATTCCTTGACCTCCATCGATCTATCCGAAAACCATTTCACTGATGGGATTACAAATTTCTTCACAAGAATGTCTTGCTTGCACAAGGTCAAGTTATCAAACAATCAATTAAAGTCTGACCTTTCTATATTTACATTGCCAACAGGAATTACCTCTCTTGATCTCCATTCCAACCAACTATATGGGTCTCTTTCAAGTATCTTGAACAGAACAAGCAATTCTATGCAAACTATTGACTTGACAAACAATGCAATTTCGGGTAGTATTCCTGAATTCTCTGAAGGCTCAAGTTTGACAATGCTCAACATAGGGAGCAACAAGATTACTGGCCAAATTCCTAATTCTGTTTCAAACTTAGTTACACTTGAAAGGTTAGACATTTCGAGAAATCAAGTAACAGGCACGATACCTGCAAGCCTAGGGTTGTTACTTAAGTTGCAATGGTTAGACCTGTCCATCAATACACTTGTAGGAAAAATTCCAGTAAGCTTGCTAGATATCGAGAATCTAAGTCATGCAAACTTCAGGGCAAACAAATTATGTGGCATGATTCCACAAGGAAGGCCATTTAATAAGTTCCCTTCCACCGCTTTTGGCCACAATCTGTGCTTATGTGGAAAGCCATTGCCGCCATGCAAGGGAATGGACAATGAGAGATAA
- the LOC141691710 gene encoding uncharacterized protein LOC141691710 gives MDEYYIWIGFPRSSPEYIRGIKAILKNAFPIYKNGDQMKCPCKKCTERNWYCQDVIYDHLVCNGPSPLHADWICEVSQTKLGGTDDFEDCEMGIEFEDNLDAIFNYTRKNFENQGGCEDEPNADAKKFFRHVEEGKQPLYPGCTTFSRLSFLIRFYHLKCVYGISEPAFGELLKLIKEAFPDANLPLSFNAAKSVIRDLGLDYEKIHVCPNSCMLYWGKNKEKNECETCGVSRWVVHKKDGIVENNDPPKIHKVAANVMRYFPLRSRLQRMFLCKDFSRLMRWHALGRTKDGKLRHSADVLAWKAMDARYPDFAAKNRNFRLGVAADGFNPYSSMNLSHSTWPIVLVNYNLPLAMYETRKSDFVHVNIRSGFS, from the coding sequence ATGGACGAGTATTACATTTGGATAGGTTTTCCAAGATCCAGTCCAGAGTATATAAGAGGGATAAAAGCAATTTTGAAAAATGCATTTCCCATCTACAAAAATGGCGATCAAATGAAGTGTCCGTGCAAAAAATGTACTGAACGTAATTGGTACTGTCAAGATGTCATCTACGATCATCTTGTTTGCAATGGCCCTTCTCCGTTACATGCCGATTGGATCTGTGAGGTTTCACAGACAAAATTAGGAGGTACTGATGACTTTGAAGATTGTGAAATGGGGATTGAATTTGAAGACAATTTAGATGCAATATTCAATTATACGCGTAAGAATTTTGAAAATCAAGGAGGCTGTGAAGACGAACCAAATGCAGACGCTAAGAAATTTTTTCGGCATGTTGAAGAAGGAAAACAACCATTATATCCCGGTTGTACTACGTTTTCTCGATTAAGTTTCCTGATCAGATTTTATCATTTAAAATGCGTTTACGGAATTAGTGAGCCTGCATTTGGAGAATTACTAAAGCTGATCAAAGAAGCGTTTCCTGATGCCAATCTCCCTTTGTCTTTTAATGCTGCAAAGAGTGTCATTAGGGATTTAGGCCTTGACTATGAGAAAATACACGTATGCCCCAACAGCTGCATGTTGTATTGGggtaaaaataaagaaaaaaatgAATGTGAAACTTGTGGTGTGTCGAGGTGGGTTGTACATAAAAAAGATGGCATCGTTGAAAATAATGATCCACCGAAGATTCATAAAGTAGCAGCAAACGTGATGAGGTACTTCCCACTACGATCAAGGTTACAGAGGATGTTCCTGTGCAAAGACTTTTCCAGACTTATGAGATGGCACGCATTAGGACGAACAAAAGATGGAAAATTAAGACATTCAGCTGATGTTTTGGCTTGGAAGGCGATGGATGCTCGTTATCCTGATTTTGCAGCGAAAAATCGAAATTTTAGATTGGGTGTAGCAGCTGATGGTTTTAACCCATATAGTTCAATGAATTTAAGTCATAGTACATGGCCAATCGTGTTGGTAAATTATAACCTTCCCCTGGCTATGTATGAAACAAGAAAATCTGATTTTGTCCACGTTAATATCCGGTCCGGATTCTCCTAA
- the LOC141689200 gene encoding uncharacterized protein LOC141689200, which produces MAAQVDDNKTVGLEAFITRIAPACTAIADVITVHNFFDVLTLSSGHKLHFIIYDKYLRSLEKVIKSAANVNTSSSASNLQLTEGEIILDIDGTVPTQPIFQHIGISGWPGSNCPP; this is translated from the exons ATGGCTGCTCAG GTTGATGACAATAAGACTGTAGGATTGGAGGCTTTTATTACACGAATTGCTCCTGCCTGTACAGCTATTGCAGATGTAATCACTGTTCACAATTTCTTTGATGTACTGACTTTGTCTTCAGGAcacaaacttcattttattatctACGACAAGTACCTGCGCAGCCTGGAAAA GGTGATCAAATCTGCTGCTAATGTAAATACATCTTCGTCAGCATCCAACCTTCAGCTTACTGAGGGAGAGATCATTTTAGATATAGATGGGACAGTTCCCACACAACCAATTTTTCAGCATATTGGAATCTCTGGATGGCCTGGTAGTAACTGTCCTCCTTGA